A part of Misgurnus anguillicaudatus chromosome 6, ASM2758022v2, whole genome shotgun sequence genomic DNA contains:
- the ca12 gene encoding carbonic anhydrase 12 isoform X1: protein MDIKSRNIYTVTTTLAFIILIACPIASRGAKWTYSGPDGEPNWRTNYPYCGGTFQSPIDIQTQLLRYDPQLSPIQVQNYNLSANEQLTLHNNGHSVKISLPSHMYISSLPNRYSAAQLHFHWGSSSLLTGSEHTVNGKQFAAEMHVVHFNSDKFPNISMAVDKKDGLAVLGVLIEIGEFNPCFDKFLKYIEGIKYKDQKIQVPAFNVRELLPDTLNEYYRYDGSLTTPPCFPSVLWTVFRKPVTISHEQFLALATSLYASSAEDSAPVPLYGNYRMPQQTDNRVVLVSFRDGLHGIFSVSSPFERRQVVQKLLAGDLADLADEGLYQLLPKPQPGLNSKLKTTKRWGLHNQANKVHVRKNLPRHGYKDLCFKTLENDVLHQIQRHNANAQMVEALRDVVFPELNLRSYLDCKSELDLQTIRQLVQGRSTDEAAELEQSLTKAMRRQMRRHRHPNPKAITGHPRATFLKDFSLSSANHKPQHVEWED, encoded by the exons ATGGACATCAAGAGCCGAAACATTTATACAGTGACAACTACACTTGCGTTTATCATCCTCATCGCGTGCCCAATCGCATCCAGAG GGGCGAAATGGACATACAGTG GACCTGATGGAGAACCCAACTGGCGCACAAACTACCCATACTGTGGAGGAACATTTCAGTCACCCATTGATATCCAAACACAGCTGCTAAGATACGATCCACAACTATCACCCATCCAGGTCCAAAACTACAACCTGTCTGCCAACGAACAGCTTACTCTTCACAACAACGGACATTCTG TGAAGATATCTTTGCCGTCTCACATGTACATTTCCAGCTTACCTAACAGATACTCAGCAGCTCAACTTCACTTCCATTGGGGCTCATCCAGTCTGCTTACTGGTTCTGAACACACTGTTAATGGGAAACAGTTTGCGGCAGAG ATGCATGTTGTGCATTTCAATTCTGATAAGTTCCCCAACATCTCCATGGCAGTGGACAAAAAAGATGGATTGGCCGTGCTGGGAGTTTTAATTGAG ATTGGAGAGTTCAACCCTTGTTTTGACAAATTCTTAAAATACATTGAAGGGATAAAGTACAAGG ATCAGAAAATACAGGTTCCTGCCTTTAACGTCCGTGAGCTGTTACCAGACACTCTGAATGAATATTACCGCTATGATGGTTCGCTGACAACGCCACCCTGCTTTCCTAGTGTGCTATGGACGGTGTTTAGGAAACCTGTGACCATTTCACACGAACAG TTTTTGGCACTGGCCACATCTCTTTATGCCTCCTCTGCTGAAGATTCTGCTCCCGTGCCTCTCTACGGAAACTACCGGATGCCTCAACAAACAGACAATCGAGTGGTCCTGGTCTCCTTTAGGGATG GACTGCATGGTATTTTTTCAGTGTCATCCCCCTTTGAGAGAAGACAAGTCGTCCAGAAGCTTCTGGCGGGTGATCTTGCTGACCTGGCTGATGAGGGACTCTACCAACTTCTGCCAAAGCCCCAACCTGGATTAAACAGCAAGTTAAAAACCACCAAAAGATGGGGTCTTCATAACCAAGCCAACAAAGTTCACGTTAGGAAAAACTTGCCTAGACACGGTTATAAAGATCTATGCTTTAAAACCCTAGAGAATGATGTGTTACATCAGATACAGAGACATAATGCAAACGCTCAGATGGTCGAGGCTTTGAGAGACGTCGTGTTCCCGGAGTTAAACCTCAGGAGTTATTTGGATTGCAAATCTGAACTGGACCTCCAGACTATAAGGCAACTCGTACAGGGAAGATCTACGGATGAGGCAGCTGAGCTCGAACAATCGCTGACCAAAGCCATGCGGAGACAGATGAGGAGGCATAGACATCCAAACCCGAAAGCCATTACGGGGCATCCTCGAGCTACGTTCCTGAAGGACTTCAGCTTGTCCTCTGCCAACCACAAACCTCAGCATGTTGAATGGGAGGATTAA
- the ca12 gene encoding carbonic anhydrase 12 isoform X4, whose protein sequence is MDIKSRNIYTVTTTLAFIILIACPIASRGAKWTYSGPDGEPNWRTNYPYCGGTFQSPIDIQTQLLRYDPQLSPIQVQNYNLSANEQLTLHNNGHSVKISLPSHMYISSLPNRYSAAQLHFHWGSSSLLTGSEHTVNGKQFAAEMHVVHFNSDKFPNISMAVDKKDGLAVLGVLIEIGEFNPCFDKFLKYIEGIKYKDQKIQVPAFNVRELLPDTLNEYYRYDGSLTTPPCFPSVLWTVFRKPVTISHEQFLALATSLYASSAEDSAPVPLYGNYRMPQQTDNRVVLVSFRDGAVVTITLISLLGVTLIIILALCILKKRSKDDGQKETSNGYKPAEKEENASKV, encoded by the exons ATGGACATCAAGAGCCGAAACATTTATACAGTGACAACTACACTTGCGTTTATCATCCTCATCGCGTGCCCAATCGCATCCAGAG GGGCGAAATGGACATACAGTG GACCTGATGGAGAACCCAACTGGCGCACAAACTACCCATACTGTGGAGGAACATTTCAGTCACCCATTGATATCCAAACACAGCTGCTAAGATACGATCCACAACTATCACCCATCCAGGTCCAAAACTACAACCTGTCTGCCAACGAACAGCTTACTCTTCACAACAACGGACATTCTG TGAAGATATCTTTGCCGTCTCACATGTACATTTCCAGCTTACCTAACAGATACTCAGCAGCTCAACTTCACTTCCATTGGGGCTCATCCAGTCTGCTTACTGGTTCTGAACACACTGTTAATGGGAAACAGTTTGCGGCAGAG ATGCATGTTGTGCATTTCAATTCTGATAAGTTCCCCAACATCTCCATGGCAGTGGACAAAAAAGATGGATTGGCCGTGCTGGGAGTTTTAATTGAG ATTGGAGAGTTCAACCCTTGTTTTGACAAATTCTTAAAATACATTGAAGGGATAAAGTACAAGG ATCAGAAAATACAGGTTCCTGCCTTTAACGTCCGTGAGCTGTTACCAGACACTCTGAATGAATATTACCGCTATGATGGTTCGCTGACAACGCCACCCTGCTTTCCTAGTGTGCTATGGACGGTGTTTAGGAAACCTGTGACCATTTCACACGAACAG TTTTTGGCACTGGCCACATCTCTTTATGCCTCCTCTGCTGAAGATTCTGCTCCCGTGCCTCTCTACGGAAACTACCGGATGCCTCAACAAACAGACAATCGAGTGGTCCTGGTCTCCTTTAGGGATG GTGCTGTGGTCACAATAACACTGATCTCTTTGCTTGGAGTCACACTGATTATTATATTAGCCTTGTGTATTCTGAAGAAAAG ATCTAAAGACGATGGGCAGAAAGAGACAAGCAATGGATACAAGCCGGCTGAGAAAGAAGAAAACGCATCCAAAGTTTAA
- the man2c1 gene encoding alpha-mannosidase 2C1, which produces MYHLPVLKNRRTLLERADKFISDIYFTDCNLRGRLFGETHPLESISVFKSEKRIPYSEAIQQTYVPCKVGDAFGPTWWTCWFRVSLKIPDEWRGKEVHLRWESDGEGMVWRDHRAVQGLTNEGEKTCYILTESLTDTEPHSITLYVELACNGLFGAGQGSMIAAPDPNRKFTLQKAELAVLNRDVRELLTDFEMLVDIVKVLGEEEQRGYQALYTVNEMVNRCDPANPDSFPSVRSLPEKFFSQKNGESQHIIHAMGHCHIDTAWLWPYEETIRKCGRSWVTVIRLMEKNPEFVFTCSQAQQFHWVKSWYPDLFTEMKKFIEKGRFIPVGGTWVEMDGNLPSGESMVRQFLHGQNFFKEEFGEYCKEFWLPDTFGYSAQLPQIMRGCGISRFLTQKLSWNLVNTFPHSTFFWEGIDGTQVLTHFPPGNSYGMKGTVEDLINTVKNNKDKGRANHSALLFGFGDGGGGPTQLMLDRMQRVRDTDGLPKVQMSTPSVLFSQLESDSALLCTWVGELFLELHNGTYTTQAKIKLGNRHCEALLHDVEVGSCLALCRSKSFTYPTSSLQELWRLLLLNQFHDVIPGSCIELVVEDALKYYDEIRTTGSELLLAACESLVSSPINTTRSNIAVLNTLPWERTEVISLPGEEPQTRLALVRAPSMGFCPVTDTAFPTPFVSVTTMDDGTIHMENDLLKAVIDQAGRLISLLLVDTNREAISEGCFGNQFVLFDDVPLYWDAWDVMDYHLQTRKPVIEVIEPAKVVSSGLRGSVTFSLRISEKSTIKQEIVLDACDPYIKFNTQVEWEEAHKFLKVEFPVQVHSPNATYEIQFGHLQRPTHRNTSWDWARFEVWGHKWADLSEHGFGVALLNDCKYGHSISQNIMTLSLLRAPKAPDANADMGHHNFTYAVMPHTGTFQDASVIQFAYNLNFPLRPFNGVISEPWSAFSVSSPAVILETIKQAEGKTNALLVRLYESHGSSVTATLSTSLSVKEAWHCDLLERPDLSIPVLKPESGISLTFKPFQIRSLLLILQ; this is translated from the exons ATGTATCATCTGCCAGTGCTGAAGAACAGACGAACTCTACTCGAGCGAGCAGATAAATTCATTTCTGATATATATTTCACAGACTGCAATCTCAGAGGAAG GTTGTTTGGAGAGACTCATCCGCTTGAGTCCATATCTGTGTTTAAGTCCGAGAAACGCATCCCATACTCCGAGGCTATTCAGCAAACCTATGTACCCTGTAAAGTTGGTGACGCATTCGGACCCAC ATGGTGGACATGCTGGTTCAGAGTGAGCCTGAAGATCCCAGATGAGTGGAGAGGGAAGGAGGTACACTTGAGATGGGAAAGTGATGGAGAGGGAATGGTGTGGAGGGATCATCGAGCGGTCCAG GGTTTGACCAATGAAGGTGAGAAGACGTGTTATATTCTGACTGAGAGTTTGACGGACACTGAACCTCATAG CATCACTCTCTATGTTGAGCTGGCATGTAATGGACTGTTTGGAGCCGGACAAGGCTCCATGATAGCGGCCCCAGACCCAAACAGGAAGTTCACCCTGCAGAAGGCGGAGCTCGCCGTTTTGAATCGGGACGTAAGGGAGCTTCTCACAGACTTTGAGATGCTTGTGGATATTGTCAAG GTACTAGGGGAAGAAGAGCAGCGTGGATACCAGGCCTTATATACGGTCAATGAGATGGTGAATCGGTGCGACCCAGCCAATCCTGATTCATTTCCCTCTGTCCGGAGCCTACCAGAGAAGTTTTTCTCGCAGAAAAATGGAGAAAGCCAACATATAATTCATGCCATGGGTCACTGTCATATTGACACGG CATGGCTGTGGCCATATGAAGAAACCATCAGGAAATGTGGTCGCAGCTGGGTGACTGTGATCAGACTGATGGAGAAGAACCCAGAATTTGTCTTCACCTGCTCACAG gcaCAGCAGTTTCATTGGGTGAAAAGTTGGTACCCCGATTTGTTCACAGAGATGAAGAAGTTTATAGAGAAAGGAAGATTTATCCCAGTTGGAGGCACATGGGTGGAGATGGATG GAAATTTGCCATCTGGGGAATCAATGGTCAGACAGTTTCTCCATGGCCAGAACTTCTTCAAGGAAGAATTTGGAGAATACTGTAAAGAG TTTTGGTTACCAGACACGTTTGGTTACTCGGCACAGCTCCCTCAGATCATGAGAGGTTGCGGGATATCACGGTTTCTTACCCAAAAGCTGAGCTGGAACCTTGTTAACACATTTCCG CACAGCACATTCTTTTGGGAAGGCATTGATGGCACGCAAGTTCTTACTCACTTTCCTCCTGGTAACTCCTATGGGATGAAGGGTACCGTAGAGGAT CTGATTAATACAGTGAAGAACAACAAAGACAAGGGCCGAGCCAATCACAGCGCATTATTGTTTGGATTCGGGGATGGAGGCGGCGGTCCCACACAGCTGATGCTCGACCGCATGCAACGCGTCCGGGATACAGATGGCCTTCCAAA GGTTCAGATGTCCACTCCTAGTGTCCTGTTCTCTCAGCTAGAGTCGGACTCAGCACTTTTGTGTACCTGGGTTGGCGAGCTTTTCCTTGAACTACACAATGGCACTTATACCACACAAGCAAAG ATAAAATTGGGAAATCGCCATTGTGAAGCTCTTCTCCATGATGTAGAGGTGGGGAGCTGTCTGGCCTTGTGTAGGAGTAAAAGCTTTACATACCCAACAAGCAGTCTTCAAGAACTTTGGAG ACTGCTTCTACTCAACCAGTTTCATGATGTGATTCCTGGAAGCTGTATTGAGTTGGTTGTTGAAGATGCATTAAAATACTATGATG AGATACGCACGACAGGGTCTGAACTTCTCCTGGCAGCCTGTGAATCGCTAGTATCCAGTCCTATCAACACCACAAGGTCAAACATTGCTGTGTTAAATACTTTGCCCTGGGAGAGGACTGAAGTTATATCACTACCTGGGGAAGAACCCCAAACAAGATTAG CCTTGGTGCGAGCTCCTAGTATGGGTTTTTGTCCGGTCACAGATACAGCATTTCCTACCCCTTTTGTTTCTGTCACAACAATG GACGATGGGACCATTCACATGGAGAATGACCTTTTGAAGGCTGTGATCGACCAAGCGGGTCGTTTGATATCACTGCTTTTAGTGGATACAAACAG GGAAGCTATTTCAGAAGGTTGCTTTGGGAATCAGTTTGTTTTGTTCGATGATGTCCCTTTGTACTGGGATGCTTGGGATGTGATGGACTACCACCTTCAGACAAG GAAGCCTGTAATTGAGGTCATTGAACCCGCCAAAGTGGTGAGCTCAGGGCTTCGTGGGAGCGTCACCTTCTCGCTAAGAATAAGTGAAAAGAGCACGATTAAACAAGAGATCGTTCTGGATGCTTGCGACccctatatcaaattcaacacGCAG GTGGAATGGGAAGAAGCACACAAGTTTTTGAAGGTGGAGTTTCCCGTGCAGGTGCACAGCCCTAATGCTACCTATGAGATTCAGTTTGGACACCTGCAAAGGCCTACACATAGAAACACTTCGTGGGATTGGGCTCGCTTTGAG GTGTGGGGACACAAATGGGCGGATCTGTCTGAGCATGGTTTTGGCGTCGCTCTTCTCAATGACTGTAAATACGGCCACTCCATCAGTCAAAACATCATGACCTTATCCTT GTTGCGGGCACCGAAAGCTCCGGATGCCAACGCAGATATGGGGCATCACAATTTTACCTACGCAGTGATGCCGCATACAG GCACCTTTCAGGATGCTTCGGTTATACAATTCGCCTACAACCTCAACTTCCCACTCCGCCCGTTTAATGGCGTCATTTCTGAACCCTGGAGCGCGTTCTCTGTAAGCTCGCCTGCTGTCATCCTGGAGACCATCAAGCAG GCGGAAGGAAAGACGAATGCCCTTCTGGTACGCCTGTATGAGTCTCACGGCAGCAGCGTGACTGCGACCCTGTCCACATCCCTTTCAGTGAAAGAGGCCTGGCA CTGTGATCTCCTGGAGCGACCCGATTTAAGTATTCCTGTATTAAAGCCAGAATCTGGAATATCCTTAACTTTCAAACCCTTCCAGATTAGATCTCTTCTTTTAATCCTACAGTGA
- the ca12 gene encoding uncharacterized protein ca12 isoform X2: protein MYISSLPNRYSAAQLHFHWGSSSLLTGSEHTVNGKQFAAEMHVVHFNSDKFPNISMAVDKKDGLAVLGVLIEIGEFNPCFDKFLKYIEGIKYKDQKIQVPAFNVRELLPDTLNEYYRYDGSLTTPPCFPSVLWTVFRKPVTISHEQFLALATSLYASSAEDSAPVPLYGNYRMPQQTDNRVVLVSFRDGLHGIFSVSSPFERRQVVQKLLAGDLADLADEGLYQLLPKPQPGLNSKLKTTKRWGLHNQANKVHVRKNLPRHGYKDLCFKTLENDVLHQIQRHNANAQMVEALRDVVFPELNLRSYLDCKSELDLQTIRQLVQGRSTDEAAELEQSLTKAMRRQMRRHRHPNPKAITGHPRATFLKDFSLSSANHKPQHVEWED from the exons ATGTACATTTCCAGCTTACCTAACAGATACTCAGCAGCTCAACTTCACTTCCATTGGGGCTCATCCAGTCTGCTTACTGGTTCTGAACACACTGTTAATGGGAAACAGTTTGCGGCAGAG ATGCATGTTGTGCATTTCAATTCTGATAAGTTCCCCAACATCTCCATGGCAGTGGACAAAAAAGATGGATTGGCCGTGCTGGGAGTTTTAATTGAG ATTGGAGAGTTCAACCCTTGTTTTGACAAATTCTTAAAATACATTGAAGGGATAAAGTACAAGG ATCAGAAAATACAGGTTCCTGCCTTTAACGTCCGTGAGCTGTTACCAGACACTCTGAATGAATATTACCGCTATGATGGTTCGCTGACAACGCCACCCTGCTTTCCTAGTGTGCTATGGACGGTGTTTAGGAAACCTGTGACCATTTCACACGAACAG TTTTTGGCACTGGCCACATCTCTTTATGCCTCCTCTGCTGAAGATTCTGCTCCCGTGCCTCTCTACGGAAACTACCGGATGCCTCAACAAACAGACAATCGAGTGGTCCTGGTCTCCTTTAGGGATG GACTGCATGGTATTTTTTCAGTGTCATCCCCCTTTGAGAGAAGACAAGTCGTCCAGAAGCTTCTGGCGGGTGATCTTGCTGACCTGGCTGATGAGGGACTCTACCAACTTCTGCCAAAGCCCCAACCTGGATTAAACAGCAAGTTAAAAACCACCAAAAGATGGGGTCTTCATAACCAAGCCAACAAAGTTCACGTTAGGAAAAACTTGCCTAGACACGGTTATAAAGATCTATGCTTTAAAACCCTAGAGAATGATGTGTTACATCAGATACAGAGACATAATGCAAACGCTCAGATGGTCGAGGCTTTGAGAGACGTCGTGTTCCCGGAGTTAAACCTCAGGAGTTATTTGGATTGCAAATCTGAACTGGACCTCCAGACTATAAGGCAACTCGTACAGGGAAGATCTACGGATGAGGCAGCTGAGCTCGAACAATCGCTGACCAAAGCCATGCGGAGACAGATGAGGAGGCATAGACATCCAAACCCGAAAGCCATTACGGGGCATCCTCGAGCTACGTTCCTGAAGGACTTCAGCTTGTCCTCTGCCAACCACAAACCTCAGCATGTTGAATGGGAGGATTAA
- the ca12 gene encoding carbonic anhydrase 12 isoform X3, whose protein sequence is MDIKSRNIYTVTTTLAFIILIACPIASRGAKWTYSGPDGEPNWRTNYPYCGGTFQSPIDIQTQLLRYDPQLSPIQVQNYNLSANEQLTLHNNGHSVKISLPSHMYISSLPNRYSAAQLHFHWGSSSLLTGSEHTVNGKQFAAEMHVVHFNSDKFPNISMAVDKKDGLAVLGVLIEIGEFNPCFDKFLKYIEGIKYKDQKIQVPAFNVRELLPDTLNEYYRYDGSLTTPPCFPSVLWTVFRKPVTISHEQFLALATSLYASSAEDSAPVPLYGNYRMPQQTDNRVVLVSFRDEDFSWMTWGAVVTITLISLLGVTLIIILALCILKKRSKDDGQKETSNGYKPAEKEENASKV, encoded by the exons ATGGACATCAAGAGCCGAAACATTTATACAGTGACAACTACACTTGCGTTTATCATCCTCATCGCGTGCCCAATCGCATCCAGAG GGGCGAAATGGACATACAGTG GACCTGATGGAGAACCCAACTGGCGCACAAACTACCCATACTGTGGAGGAACATTTCAGTCACCCATTGATATCCAAACACAGCTGCTAAGATACGATCCACAACTATCACCCATCCAGGTCCAAAACTACAACCTGTCTGCCAACGAACAGCTTACTCTTCACAACAACGGACATTCTG TGAAGATATCTTTGCCGTCTCACATGTACATTTCCAGCTTACCTAACAGATACTCAGCAGCTCAACTTCACTTCCATTGGGGCTCATCCAGTCTGCTTACTGGTTCTGAACACACTGTTAATGGGAAACAGTTTGCGGCAGAG ATGCATGTTGTGCATTTCAATTCTGATAAGTTCCCCAACATCTCCATGGCAGTGGACAAAAAAGATGGATTGGCCGTGCTGGGAGTTTTAATTGAG ATTGGAGAGTTCAACCCTTGTTTTGACAAATTCTTAAAATACATTGAAGGGATAAAGTACAAGG ATCAGAAAATACAGGTTCCTGCCTTTAACGTCCGTGAGCTGTTACCAGACACTCTGAATGAATATTACCGCTATGATGGTTCGCTGACAACGCCACCCTGCTTTCCTAGTGTGCTATGGACGGTGTTTAGGAAACCTGTGACCATTTCACACGAACAG TTTTTGGCACTGGCCACATCTCTTTATGCCTCCTCTGCTGAAGATTCTGCTCCCGTGCCTCTCTACGGAAACTACCGGATGCCTCAACAAACAGACAATCGAGTGGTCCTGGTCTCCTTTAGGGATG AGGACTTTTCTTGGATGACCTGGG GTGCTGTGGTCACAATAACACTGATCTCTTTGCTTGGAGTCACACTGATTATTATATTAGCCTTGTGTATTCTGAAGAAAAG ATCTAAAGACGATGGGCAGAAAGAGACAAGCAATGGATACAAGCCGGCTGAGAAAGAAGAAAACGCATCCAAAGTTTAA